CTTTTCTCACCAATCAATTATCATGATTCAAAGTCTGAAGTTTCATAATATATTTAAGAGATTACTATCATTATTGTTTTTATCATAATTGTCAACATTAATTCATTCTTCTAGAAAGAATTTAGAAATGACATTTCCTTCTCTTTTCTTATTTCTTAACTCGACACAAGTTTAATTTCTTCGTTCTTTTCCACCGTATAAACCCCATCGGCTGATCTTAGCACTTGGGCCTGATAAATAAATAGTACAACACAATAAAATAAACAACATCAAACTATAAACAATCGACGGAACAAATATGTACAAATGCAAAAGAACCACCTTCATATACATGGGATATGTATGCATATGCCATGTATGGATTACCGATTACCTGGTGCTTGGTGATCTCAACACCAAAACCGTGAACAACGACAAGAGAAACGGTCCTCTTATAAGAGCCAGGCTCAAGGTTACTTTCAAGAATCTCCTCATGTCTCTTTTCTAGGTACCTGTCCAACTCTTCTTCACCTTTCTTTGTCCTACATAAACATTCAATTTATCAAGAATCTCCTCGACTCTGTATGAACATAGTTAACCTACACATAATTACGTGTACTAATACACACACAAAAAACCACTAAACATGTATAATTATAACGGGTTATATATCTATATTATTACCGGATTTCTTTAAGACGCTCATACTCAGGGTCTCTTTTCAAAAATACATAATAGAGTTCTGTGCTCGAACTTTCCATTTCTGTTTTCTTATTGCAAATCTTTCGAGTGACTGATTTTGGTTCGTTTCACTGCCAATTTATGGGGGCCGGGAAAGTTGATCAATATGGTAATTTTTAATTATGAACTAAAGTATTGTAATATATATATTCTAATTAGTTTGACGTATGTAAAACAAAACTAGTTTGACTTAATCTACCAATCAAGCATATTCAAATCATATAAATCTAGTCAATGGACAAAAGGAATAAGATGCGTTCTAGTTATTCGAGACTGGCTTTGTTTTTCTTTTCCACACAATGCCATTTTTCAATCATTGACCAAGAAGGTTTCACGGAAGTAAACTAAAGACAATGAACATCAGTAGTAACTATAAGATTTGTTAATCATAGTTTTTAACATTTTATTTGTCTATACATTTTATCGAAACTGAATTCAATTAACAATACAACGTGTCAACAACTTTAGTAATATAAACAACTAGACTATAAACTCCGGAGTATATTATGAATCATACACTTACAAATCTTATTTTACAGGTTATTAAGAAATTTTTAGCGACGTACTCTACAAGAGCATCTCCGAAATAATTTTATAACTTCAAATAAAAAAGATTTTGCTTTAAAAATAATAATTCTAAAATTTCAAATTTGAAGTTTTGAATAGTACTTCATATTTAAGTTTCACTTTTTATTTGCATTTTGTTCCTTACAATTAATTATACATTACATTTATGATTCTCAAGTATTTTCTCGTTTTCCTTTTTATTCCTTAAATTTTTATCTCATAAATAATTATTTTTATAAATTTAAGTTGTACACATAAAGTTAAATAAAAATTTTAAAATAAAATTTATAATATTTTAAAATTAAAATTAGACAACAAAAATATTACAAAAGAATCTTAATACAAAAATTTAAAAGATACACAAAGATAATTATTGCACAAATTTAAGTATTACAACAACACTATAGCAGTCTGGTAAATTTACTTCAGAACCTCCAAAATCTTCAAAATATTGTCCAAATTTTTTTTGTGTAATCGAAGATAGAGCATTACGAAAATAATTTTATAGAATAATGTAATATTTTGTTAGTAGTTTAATATTTAATTATATATTTCGAATTAGAATTCTATATTTTAGTGTAAAATTTTATTAATTAATGTTGCTGTAATATATATACTAGTTATTTATAAATTTTTATGGATTTACATTAATTATGATAAATATAGGATTATAGTGTAAAATACCAAAAAAAATGAAATTAAGTTTAAAGTTTTGCTTTCGGAGAAGAACAGCTTGAAACTTCAAATATATTTTCAAATATAGAATTTTGCAAACTTCAAAATAGAACATTTTTGGAGATGCTCAAAACTTAATCACTCATCCAGCTTTTTATTTTTATTTGTATCCATTATATAATTAAATTTTATAACTTGAAATTTTCAGAAATACAAACATATAAATAGATTAATGTAGAGGAACTGCAAATTCGTGATAAATTATGTTTAAATAAACGAATCGAGGAGGAGAGCACTTTGCTCAGAAGTTTTCAGAAAGTGGAAGAACACGAATAAGATCCACCAGTAGTTCTCAGCTCCGAACAAGGCCAAGGACTGACCTTCAGCGAAGTTCCAATAACATCGGAACACTTCCACGTCCGGTACGTATTCAAGCTTCCATGTATGTTAATCTCACTCAAACATATCCCTGTACATTTATGTTTGTTGACGTCATTCAAGAATCAAAGATATGATCGATATGGCAAACGCTAAAAACCATATACAACTTTACCTGTGAAAGGTGAATCCTTAAGGCCTTGAATGGATCCAGCGTTTCGAACGTTAACTCCCCAAACGTTATTGATACGTATTCCCTTAACGACTGGGAGAGCGTTTGGGTTATAATAAGCGTCAGGGTGATCTCCAGTATCTCCCGCGATCTTGATCCCGTACCTAGCGTTTTCGACATAAACGTTGGAGATTTTAATGTTTTTAATGTATCCTCCGCGACCAATGTTTGTCTTGATGTTGACTCCAACGCCCATGTTGGATAGACTGATGTGTTCTGCTACAATGTTCTTGATCCCTCCTGATGTTTCGCTTCCTATTGCGATACCTGCGAAAGGGGTCGATCCTGTGATGCGGCGGATCGTTATGTTTGAGCTTGGACGGCCAAAAGCGATTCCGTACTCGTCCCAACCGCTTTTTATTGCAACAAGGTCGTCTCCTGTTGAGATGTAGGAGTCTTCTATGCAGACGTTGGAGCTGGAATCTATCAACAAAATTTAAAAACATCTCTGATTCAGACAAGAGTTTTGCCATTACAAATTCGAATGTAAAATCACCGAGGTGAACTAGGCCACCTTAAGATTTTGGAGGCCGTAGACATTTATTTAAAATTTTAATAAAATTATAATTTGGTAGCATATGTCTATGTATATAATCTCTAAAAAATGTTGAGGGTCAAAGAGAGAATGTTTCATTTGGATATGTTCTAGAGCACATTGTATTATCACGGAATAGCTACTATGCACACAAAAACATGTTTCATCAACCAATCAGAGTAGTCTATTGTTGATTGACAGTGAAAGTTTAGGGTTATACAAAACCTGGATCGATTCCATCAGTGTTGGGTGAATCTTGTGGAGCTAAGATGGTAACGTGATGGATGACAACGTCACTGCCACAGATTAAAAACGAGGAACAGAGTCAATACAATATGTATATGCTTGGGAAATTTGAAAGGCAGACTAGGTAGTACAAAGTAGCTAAGTATACCTGCAATACACAGGATGAATGTTCCAGAAGGGTGAGTTCTGGAAAACAACATTGGAGATAATGATCTCCTTGGAGTTTTTGAGCTCGATTAGATTCGGTCTAGTGAACTTTAGGGTTCTACTGCGCCACATGTTCCACCACACTTCTCCTTGACCGTCTATTGTCCCGTTTTCTCCTGTGGATATATAGAGTTTTGCAATGTAATGTCAAAAAGTGTTACACTACTCAGGTGTGTATTATATATATATATAAATAAATGTAAATATAAGAGGGCACAAACTCACCAGTGATGACTACATCACGAAGGCCATCACCATGAATAAAACTCATATAACGTGCCCCTGGTAACTCCCTCCCTCTTCCATAAGATGGCAAAGGATCAATCAGTGGCCAGTTCCATGTATCCTGAAGTTAATACACACATACCAAAAGGTCACAAAACAATTCACTGAGAGTCACATTATGCAATTCTTTTAAACTTATATTAGCGATCACCCACTATTTTTATAAATATGTAATATCCGAGTCAGAATAAAGTAGGGTTGAAGTTGCGTTGTCCTGATTATGTCTCAGGCCAAACGAAATGGCCGTGACTAAAAGAATACGCACAAGCTCAAAATCGGTCATAAGACACACACACTGACTGACACACATTAAGATATAGTTCAATGACAAGTACTAGTTTTTCTTGTTTTCACACACTTGAAGACAAAACCAAGCAGAGAATATAATTATAAAAACTGAATGCGAGGTTTGACATATATGGCAGCATCCTACTCGGAGTTGATGTGAAACTCCCACTAGACGACGTTGAAAACCAAAGCTGTCCACACTCCTATAACGTTAAAAACACTCTAACCAACATTTGTTTACTTTTATCCCTCAGATTTATTTTATAATATATGATAAGTATACACTAATAGAGTATACAATATTACCAACATTTTGACTACGACAAAAACTGCCAGCTATCTCTGGGGTCAGCTATTGAAACCTAGACATAAAAGTACTACTCTGCCCACTTGCAATATGCATACAATAACGTTTTAGCCCCGACGGTCCCATGATGCTCGGACCTACCAAAACCACTCTCCCATATCCCAAACTAGCTATTAATTAATATACGTGCATGGTTCTCCACATCTTCTTGTTTCTTTCAATAATAACTATCACAAACAACTTTATTAGATATATGAATTCTTATTTACACTTTTAGAATTCAGATCCAAGCAAGCGGTCAAGAGGAAAGAAAAAAATACTTCCTAACTTTGGAATACTTTATAGCAGCTGATCAAACTAGTACTGAGTGTCTATATTATCGAACTCAATTCAAGAATGCAAGAGTTGAAATGTTATTACCTGAACAGCTTTGAGTACAGCGCCTTTAGCCAAGAAGAGAGTCATATGGCTGGTGAGATTGAAGCTCTCCGTGAGAAACACTCCGGGAGGTATATACAGAAGCGTGCCTCCTCTCCTCTTCAGGTGCTGTATCCTATATATAGCCTCCCTAAACGCCTTAGTGTTCACCGTCCTGCCGTCTCCCACGCCACCAAAGTCTGTTATCGAGATCCTATCGTTCCGGTTCGGTAACGAGACTATACCGGAGCATGTTGCCTCCGAATCACCCAAGGACGAGGAAGAGACGGCTAGGTGTGAGAAGAGGAGAATCAAAACGGAGAACCGCCACATTATCGATGAAAGAGATGAGTAGAGTTTTAGCTTGAGAGAAAATTTGCAGAATAGATTAGATGTCTGTCTTTCTTACCTTTAGTTGTTACATTTATTTAATGAGCAATAAAGCGCGCAGTGAATAACGTGTGTGAAAGTTTGTGCGTAAGAGATAACGTTTAGCGGAAAGAATTGCACGTGTCTCAGTGGGCCATATATCGTGTAAACTAGCGGCCCAATAGGAATCTTCGGTGAAAATGGGTAATTCGCTAGCATTATTTATACCACCTCTTTGTGAATCTGGAGAAGATGTGGATGTCACAGACGGTCGTTAAGGAAGCTAGAATCTCTCTTCTTGCTTCACTCAGAAACTTGTCTCTTCTACATTTGGCGGCTTACCTGTAACTGATTACAACTTGATCTCTCTCCAGGCACTTCACTCATGTTGTTGTACTGAAATTTTTTATATGTGAATTGCTCTCTGGACTTCTGCTGCTGTTTCCAGGAGTTTCATAGGTGCCTTTTGACCAACAAGCTTTTTGATGACAGTTGTTGATAGAGAAAGAGATGTGATTAAGCCGAGCTCAAAGTATGTTAAAACTCGTGGATACAGATCAGAGGATGAAGTAAAATAGGGAAGATTTGTCTGCCTGCCCTACAAAATTCGCCTTAGACGCGCGTCCAGAAGGAGAATCAATTAAACGTAGTAAAAAAAACTCAGCAAACCCAATGGTCTAACACTTTAACTCCATATAAACCCACAACCAGATGGGATATTTTAAGCTCAAGAGTTTGAAAGGATTAACATTTAAACTTAGTAATTCAACAGATAAGGTAGATTTGAAAAGAGAAAAAGCAAAAGAAGACGAAGTGTAGCAGCTCTGATCTGATGCTATGTAATATCCAAATATTTTACACATGATATAAGAAGAGCCTAGTGACAAAGTTTTCGTCGTGCACAGTGAGAGACCCAAAGAAAAAGCAAAAGACACCGAGAGTTATATTTGAGGAGGGATTTACTTTCTGGAAGCTAAGCTCTCATTTGTGGTCTTGTACATTTCATCGATCACACACTGTCAAATGGGCAAGAGACTTGTGTTAAACACTTAACTTCATTAGATTGTAATACCGCTTATATCGCATTATAGGTTGGTTTACCTGGTAGTGTTTCAGCAATTGAGGCCTCTTCTTTTTGTAAGTGGGAGTAAGAAGATCGCGTTCCATGTCAAACGGCACTGGGTCTAGATGAACCGCCTTAATGATCTCGAACCCCTTCATCTGCAATATCCAACACAACAACTTACAATAAATTAAAAAAAAAAGAGATACAAAGAGTCATGAATCCATAACTCGGATCAAAATAGTATTAGAGAAAGGATAACCTTTTTCTCTTTGCCCATTTTCACAAGTTCTCCGAGGATGAATTCCTTTGCCTTTGCGTTTTGACAGAGAGCGTTGTAGTCACCGCTCACACCGTTTTCTGCAGCCCATTTCTCAAGGATATGCTGGTTTGGATTGGCGACTGCGATTAGGAAGGATTCAAAGCTGTTCCCGTACACCCACACCTAATAAGTTTTGATGGAAAGATTGTGTGATTATTAGCAGATGAGAATCTTTCCCAAACCCCAAGTGAGATATTTTCTATATTCTTACAACAACTCGGTAGCTATACTTACGGAATCAACCGCTTGTACTTCACCATAGATGTTTTCCAAGTTCTCGACCGCAACATACTCTCCTTGTGAGAGTTTAAAGATATTCTTCTTCCTGTCGATTATCTTCATGCTTCCATTTGGTTGCCATTCCCCAACATCACCTGATGTCACCGGATTACAAAAATTGATATTATAAATAGCTTCTTATAACTCGATGATGATTTTCTTCTTCTTCATTATTTGAATAGAGGTAAAGGAAAAGATATACCTGTGTGCAGCCATCCATCAATAAGAACCTCTTTTGAGAGGTCTTCACGTTTGTAGTATCCAGAGAAAAGGGTCTTTCCCCGAATGCAGATTTCACCACGTGGAGTACTTGCAAGAGCATCATATTCCATCTCGGGTACAGATTCAAGGCGTATATCCACGTTTGGCACTGGTGGTCCAACTGTCCCGAGCATGTCCAGTCGGTCCGGCAGCGAGACAAAAGTCCCAGCACAGCTCTCGGTTAGACCTACATAAGAACAATCATACAACAGGAAAGCAGTCAAATCACATTCTCTGTTAATATGGAATCAAATATACTTTAACACTCAATTTTAGGAATGGGTACCGTATCCTTGGAGAACATGACAGCAAGCCACCACTCTTAGAAATGACTCTACGTGACTAGCGAGAGGAGCAGCTCCCGATAGAATGATCCTCACGTTGCCTCCGAGCCCTTGTTTAACCTAAGTGAGAAAACAATGGGATAAATTTGCTATAAAGTTTCATAACAAAGAGTGACTGTTTCTCTAGATGGTTTTCTAATGAGTTTAGTTTAATATAAAACTTTACTACCTTGCTGAATACAAGTTTGTCACATAATGGAGAGGCCTCTACATGAGACTGTCCTTTCTTCATATGTCCATATTTACTGATGATGTTTTGAATATGTTAGATTTAATAGCTTAGAGAACAGATAAGCAAAGTTACGTCTGACTTACAAGGAAAATGCAGAATCAAACATAAACTTTTTGAAGAATCCACCAGCAGCAAGCTTCTGCTGAAGACCTGTTGAATATAATAGGTCGACGTATTAAAACACGGAAAAGTTATCAAAGAGAAGAAACTATGTAAATCAATTATGTGAAATCCAATTAATGTCTCGAAGAAAAATTAAGTTGTACATAATGATAAAAAATAAGACAGCCACCAAAGAAGAAAGACTGAAAAGCTTATCACTAGTATTCTTGTCGAATTAATTATAGTATTCACATTCGATATATCTCATCACAACTCGTAATACTTTCATGCAAGAGTGTTAGGTGGTACAAATGTAGTTGTTTGAGATAAGCAAATGATACTAGAGCACAACTCAATGAAGTGAGGAATTGAGTATAAATAGGCATGAGGCATTTCAAACGTCTTACCTGAGTAAACTCTATCTAGCACACGAGGTACAGCGCAAAAAATAGTTGGTTTAAGCTCGCCAAGGTCTTCTATCAACAGCTTGACATCCTGTGGAGATAACCCATAGAAGGTTAACGTAAAGTTTTCAAAACTGGTTTACATAATAAGCTTTAAGTTGTACTGACCCCACGCCAGAAGCCAATTGCAGCACCATGTTGGATAAAACACTCCTCGATAACTCGGTCAAAGATGTGGGCGAGAGGAAGGTAAGAAAGGTACACATCTTTCACAGTCAACTGTTGATTTGCACAGCCAAAAAGAAAATCGATTAAAACCAGAGCCAAGCGACCAGGGAAACTAGAAGCTTTTAGCGTCATCGTCAATCATGGAAGCAAGAAGGAAACTCACGGCTTCGTTAGCGCTTTTCAGTAGACGGATCACTCCAGCGATAAGGGTAACAATGCTTTCGTTAGATATCATCACTCCCTTTGGATCACCAGTGGTTCCACTAGTATACATGATCGTGCAAATGTCACTCTTCTTTTTGATTGGAAGATCAAATTGCTTTCCTTCGCCCTGGAAGAAATATTCGCAGTGAAAAGTTAAAAATGGTAAGCATAGTTGTTGGATCACTCACCACCGGAAAGAATTATAACAGAATCAGTATGTTTCAGAAAAAGAAAACGACAAGTCTCATACCAGCTTCAAAAACTCATCCCAAGCATATATGACCAACCCAAAAGTTTCAGCTGCTTCTTTTTGTTCACGTGTGACACCACCGAAGCTCACAACGGCTGTATTTATAACCAAGCACAACTGATCATTAGCAACAAATGTTAAAAGCGAAAAGGGAAGAAACACAAATAAGAATAACTCACTCTTCATGTACTCTGTGGCCTTTGGGCATGTCTTAAATAACTAAAAGTCAAAAGAAAAAAGAAAAAAAAGTGATGAGAAACAAAAAGATAATAAATCTAAACAATAAAGATATATTCTTACTGTACCTCAGAGATCTTCTTCTCCTCCACAAAGACAATTGAAACCTCAGAATGGGTAATAATGAACTCCACAGCACCAGCGCCTAGTGTATCATACAGAGGGACACAATAGAGTCCATGTGCATTACATGCCTGCAACAAAACTACACAGTCAATCCTCTAACAGAAAAAAAATAAAATCGATTGATAGTATAATGATCCAGCAACAAGATTACAACCTCCATGCTTATGATCCACTCGGGAGAATTAGCACCATAGATACCACATTTCGCTTGCTAAACTCCCACAAAATCAGCAAACACAAGATTTTTAAGTAACGAACAAAAAAAAATCACATCCAAAGGAAAAGGTTGAGATTAGGATCTTAACCTCCTCAACTCCACAACTTCGGAGAGAGTTTCCCAGCTTTATAACAATGTCGTAGACTTCTTGGTACGTTTGCCATACATACTTCCCCGGCTAAGCACAATTAAACACACACAAGTGAATACATCTATACAAAAAAAAAACTTAAAATACAAAAAAAAAAAGTAGACAACACCTTCCCGTCTACAATCTCACGGCGGCCAAGCATCGGATTGTTTGGATACTTCTCAACAGACATGCTGCAAACAATAAGGATCATGTCAACCAAACAAATATCACTAAATCAAATGCATGCAAGTCTACATCAAAAAGAAAAAAAAATCAATTTCCATCGATTAGAGATCGACCACGACGAGGGAGCAAGTGCAATACTAAACAATAGATCTAGTAATCCTAGGCCATTTCAACAGTATCTAGCAACTAAAACTCTATTGTTCTTACTACTTGAGAATATTTCAAAAGAAGAAAAAAAAAAGTCCAAGTCAGATCAGTTTCCACGATCAGTCAACAGTCAACGACTATCTCAACCACGATTCGCCGGAAAACACTAGACTCATGCAAAACAAACACCGATCGGAGCGAGAATCTCACCGGAAAACATCCCAGCAACTATCCATTCCTTCGATCGGCTCCGGGAACCCGTCCTTGGCGAAGACACTGCGGTACACAGGTCCAACGGATGGTCTTCCATCGCTACCTTCTCTCCCTTCCTCGACTTGGAAGATGAATTTCTCTAGCTGCTGCGTCATGATCTCTCTCTCGCTTTCTCTCTCTAGAACCACAACTTTCTCTCTGCTATATGTAATCGAGAGAGTTGAATGGATGTAGGGACCACGCACGCGGCTTTGAAGATCGGAGTTATAATAATATTAAAGACCTACTGCGATTTTGATTGGTTGCTGCTCACTGACCAACAAATCCTTTAGTCAAACTCTTAATGGGCTACGTCTCTTCATATTTAGCCCATTACGGAGATGGTGCCGTCCATATCCCTTATATATTAATCGATAACATTTGAAAAGATGTAACCTCAATTTTGTATTAATTAAAAGAGGCTCCAATGCATAGGTGGCACTCAATTAGGTAGTCAATTACATTCAATTGAAAAATAAGTAGGTCCACATTCGATTTTTATATGTTGTTAGATACATAAGTTGGTCAAACTATATGATATAATGATATGATATGATATTTTCTTTCCTTAAATAAAACCTACGGAATTACCATAAATGACTAATATATATATGACAATTAATGATATTTTAAAACCATATGAGTAAAAAATATCATTTAATAATAAAACATATATATTTATATATATATATATAGATTATACTATATACCATAAGATTACATAAATATTTTAATATTAAAACTTTCAATGAATTTTCAAAAACATTTATAAATTATAAACTTATTAAAGATTTCACATTGAAATTTTTGTTATCGATTATTTAAATATTCAGTTATAAAATGATATGAATGATCATAGAACTGTATGATTATAAATTCTCATTTAATAAATGACTATATAAAATATATTATTCTTAGAAAAATAGGTTGGTCCATCTTGACTTACATTATATTTTTTATTAAACTAACTATCTAATTGATAAATAATCTACCAAAATTCTTTTTGCACTTTCCTTAATTAGAAGCTACGAAATTACCTAATATGATTAACGTATATATGAAAATTAATTATTATGAATAATAAATATTTGATAACAATTTTTGTGTCTTAGTTCTTTTTTTAATTTTATATTATTAAAATATATTTAAAAATCACATTAAATATATAATAAAAACATTTATATTTTTTCTTATATGTTATATTTGAATTTTTCAAAATGTCTATATATTATTAGAAATTTGAATATTCCTACTCTGAAAATTTTGTGATCAATAGATTAGTTTTTTGTCATAATAAGTTACAAATGATCATAAAATTGTATTAATATGAACTTTTATTTAATATTATAAGAAGATACACATTATTTTAAAACCATATGAGTAAAAAATATCATTTATTAATAAAACATATATATTTATATATATATATATATAGATTATACTATATACCATAAGATTACATAAATATTTTAATATTAAAACTTTCAATGAATTTTCAAAAACATTTATAAATTATAAACTTATTAAAGATTTCACATTGAAATTTTTGTTATCGATTATTTAAATATTCAGTTATAAAATGATATGAATGATCATAGAACTGTATGATTATAAATTCTCATTTAATAAATGACTATATAAAATATACTATTCTTAGAAAAATAGGTTGGTCCATCTTGACTTACATTATATTTTTTATTAAACTAACTATCTAATTGATAAATAATCTACCAAAATTTTTTTTGCACTTTCCTTAATTAGAAGCTACGAAATTACCTAATATGATTAACGTATATATGAAAATTAATTATTATGAATAATAAATATTTGATAACAATTTTTGTGTCTTAGTTCTTTTTTTTAATTTTATATTATTGAAAGATATTAAAAAATCACATTAAATATATAATAAAAACATTTATATTTTTTCTTATATGTTATATTTGAATTTTTCAAAATGTCTATATATTATTAGAAATTTGAATATTCCCACTCTGAAAATTTTGTGATCAATAGATTATTTTTTTGTTATAATAAGTTACAAATGATCATAAAATATAACGCATATGAATTTTTATTTAATAAATATTCAAACTAAATAATATCTATATATAAACACTAATGATTTAAAGCAACAAGATTGGCTGATCAATTTAGTCGTCCAGTTGAAATCTTTCAAAAGTATGTGAAAGACTAAAGTCAAAGTAAATATTGATTTAAAATAGTAGTTATATTTTACTAACCAAATACCGAAAAAAACCGAACCGAACCGAAACTAACCCGATATCCGAGTTGAACACCCGTAATCCAAATGAAGCCAAACTATTGTTTCATTCTCCAAAATATAATAAAAATAATAACTTAATCCCGCGCAAGGCGCGGGTTATCCTAGTGAATTTATTATTATGGACAGTAGCGTTAGACTAATTGCAATGGGCTAGTTGAATTTTAGATTCAACAGTTTAATGCCTGCAATAGACTAGTTGAATGAAACAAAATTGTTACGTGGATTACATTCAGTTGAATTTTAAAAAAGTGGGAACACAGAGACACGTGGCGACAAGTGAATGGAGAAAAAGTTGAGCAAGTGAGATTCAAGCAACAATTCCACAGAAAAAAAAAATATTTATCTTCTTTAAATCAGCTCCTATATTTTCATTGGTTGATCAAATTCTTTTGAGATTCTTATCTACTCCAATTATTAAAACTCAATTATTTTATAGTAATCGTTTTTTATATATAAAAAATATATGAAAATTCATGATTTTTTATGATCTATAAAAAGAGACTAGTCTCACTTCATTTGGATACATAAAAAAAAACGTCAACTTTCACTATAATTTTTGTATTAGCATTTAATTAAAAAAAATTGTGTTTAAACTCTATTTCTTTTGCAAATGGATCACAATAATAATCCATTTAACACTCAAAATTCGTCAAATTTTCTTTTCAACTATCCAAATTCCAACAACTATCATTTTCAAAATCAACCTTCAAACACACCCCAAAATATACCAAATTATGGTTTTGCACCAAATTTCGTTATGCCATCATCTGTTCCAAACTATCCTCCGTATTATGGATCAGTGATGCCAAATTTATCTCAAAGGCCTCCTATTTCTTCAGCTTCAATGGGTAATGATGTTGTACCAAATATTGGAACAACCGAATTTCCAGAATTTTCTACACAAATAGGTCTTGGTGTCACGAGCGCTGTCAATGAAGGCACTCGAAAGGAAAATGAAGAAGATTCAACTCATGCTCGCCGCAAAAGCCCGAAATGGACCACTGATCAAAATTTGGTGCTAATTAGTGGTTGGATTAAGTATGGAACTGATAGTGTTGTTGGCAGGAACCAAAAAAGTG
This sequence is a window from Brassica oleracea var. oleracea cultivar TO1000 chromosome C1, BOL, whole genome shotgun sequence. Protein-coding genes within it:
- the LOC106331455 gene encoding subtilisin-like protease SBT2.5, translating into MESSSTELYYVFLKRDPEYERLKEIRTKKGEEELDRYLEKRHEEILESNLEPGSYKRTVSLVVVHGFGVEITKHQAQVLRSADGVYTVEKNEEIKLVSS
- the LOC106306937 gene encoding long chain acyl-CoA synthetase 4 translates to MTQQLEKFIFQVEEGREGSDGRPSVGPVYRSVFAKDGFPEPIEGMDSCWDVFRMSVEKYPNNPMLGRREIVDGKPGKYVWQTYQEVYDIVIKLGNSLRSCGVEEQAKCGIYGANSPEWIISMEACNAHGLYCVPLYDTLGAGAVEFIITHSEVSIVFVEEKKISELFKTCPKATEYMKTVVSFGGVTREQKEAAETFGLVIYAWDEFLKLGEGKQFDLPIKKKSDICTIMYTSGTTGDPKGVMISNESIVTLIAGVIRLLKSANEALTVKDVYLSYLPLAHIFDRVIEECFIQHGAAIGFWRGDVKLLIEDLGELKPTIFCAVPRVLDRVYSGLQQKLAAGGFFKKFMFDSAFSFKYGHMKKGQSHVEASPLCDKLVFSKVKQGLGGNVRIILSGAAPLASHVESFLRVVACCHVLQGYGLTESCAGTFVSLPDRLDMLGTVGPPVPNVDIRLESVPEMEYDALASTPRGEICIRGKTLFSGYYKREDLSKEVLIDGWLHTGDVGEWQPNGSMKIIDRKKNIFKLSQGEYVAVENLENIYGEVQAVDSVWVYGNSFESFLIAVANPNQHILEKWAAENGVSGDYNALCQNAKAKEFILGELVKMGKEKKMKGFEIIKAVHLDPVPFDMERDLLTPTYKKKRPQLLKHYQCVIDEMYKTTNESLASRK
- the LOC106306943 gene encoding probable polygalacturonase, encoding MWRFSVLILLFSHLAVSSSSLGDSEATCSGIVSLPNRNDRISITDFGGVGDGRTVNTKAFREAIYRIQHLKRRGGTLLYIPPGVFLTESFNLTSHMTLFLAKGAVLKAVQDTWNWPLIDPLPSYGRGRELPGARYMSFIHGDGLRDVVITGENGTIDGQGEVWWNMWRSRTLKFTRPNLIELKNSKEIIISNVVFQNSPFWNIHPVYCSDVVIHHVTILAPQDSPNTDGIDPDSSSNVCIEDSYISTGDDLVAIKSGWDEYGIAFGRPSSNITIRRITGSTPFAGIAIGSETSGGIKNIVAEHISLSNMGVGVNIKTNIGRGGYIKNIKISNVYVENARYGIKIAGDTGDHPDAYYNPNALPVVKGIRINNVWGVNVRNAGSIQGLKDSPFTGICLSEINIHGSLNTYRTWKCSDVIGTSLKVSPWPCSELRTTGGSYSCSSTF